The stretch of DNA GGTGTACGTATCTGGATCTCCACCGGACGTCCCTTGGGCCCCATGACAGTGGTGTGCAGAGATTGGTACAGGTTGAATTTAGGAGTTGCGATGTAGTCCTTGAAACGACCAGGAATGGGATTCCACCTGGCATGTATGGAACCCAAAATTCCATAACAGTCGCGAACGCTATTGACGATTACTCTGATACCAACGAGATCGTAAATTTCATCAAATTCGCGACCTCGAAGCACCATCTTTTGATAGATCGAATAAAACTGCTTTGGGCGCCCCTTGACTTCACCACGAATACGAGCAGCCTTGAGGTCTTGTTCAACGTCCCTGATCACAGACTGGACAAAAGACTCTCTTTCGGGAGTTCGTTGAGCGACGAGATTCTCAATTTCTTGATAGATCTTGGGGTGGAGCACTGCAAATGAGAGATCTTCGAGTTCCCATTTCAATGTTTGGATTCCCAAACGGTGAGCGAGAGGGGTATAAATTTCCAGTGTTTCCCGAGCTTTACGCTGGGCCGACTCGACGGGCATAAATCCCCATGTGCGAGCATTGTGAAGTCGGTCTGCCAGCTTGATAACCAGAACGCGAATATCCTTGGACATCGCCACGATCATTTTGCGAACTGTCTCTGCTTGGGCGCTGTCACCATATTTCACTTTGTCGAGCTTTGTTACCCCATCGACCAACATGGCGACTTCAGCACCAAACTGTTCCCTGCACTGTTCAAGGGTGTAGTCCGTGTCTTCAACAGTGTCGTGCAGCAAAGCAGCAATAACTGTTTTGGGCCCAATTCCCAATTCCGCAAGTATCTGGGCAACTGCTACCGGATGGGTGATGTATGGCTCACCAGAGCGACGTATTTGGCCTTCGTGAGCCTGATAAGCAACTTGGTATGCTTCCTCAAGTTGTAGAACATCAGTACGTGGATGGTGTTGTCTAACAGTTTTGACTAGACGTTCAAAACCACCTGTTGGCTGTGCCTTGCTAAATATTCGAGGCACAAGGCGTCTCAGTGATACTGAACTTGTTGTATCAACCATAGCGCCTCCCTGAAGTTTCTATTATCTCGGGAAAACCTGAGAACTATGCTGAAGTTTTGGACTGTTCAGCAAGTACCTTCTTGTCATACTTTTTGATTGCTGGCTCATTTTGACGCATCTGCACATACAGTGGCGTTGCCAAGAAAATTGTGGAGTAGGTTCCCACAAAAATACCAATCAGCAATGCAAGTGAAATATCACGGAGGGTACCTGCACCGAGAACAAAGGCGCCGATGAAAAGAATTGCGGCTACAGGCAATGCTGCTACGACGGAAGTATTGATTGAGCGAACCAAAGTTTGATTAACAGCAAGATTCACTTGGTTAGCAAACGTCAATGACGCTTCTTTGGTGGATCCTTGAGTATTTTCGCGAATCTTGTCGAAGACAACAACGGTGTCGTAAAGGGAATAGCCCAATATTGTCAACAAACCAATCACTGCACCAGGTGTTACTTCGAACCCGGTAATGCCGTAAATTCCAGCAGTAATCACCAGGTCATGAACAAGAGCAACAATGGCGACAAAGGACATCTTCCAGGTGCGGAAGTAAAGTGCCATTACAAGAGAAGCAAGTACGAGGAAAACTAAGAGACCGCGAATAGCTTGCGTCGTGATGTCAGAACCCCAACTAGCCCCGATATATGAGCTTGTGACGTTGCTAATTGGTACTGCGTAAGCATCTGCCAAATTGACTCGAATTTCACGGTTCTGTTCAGCAGTGAGCTGTTCAGTCTGAACACGAATGTTTGAATCCCCCAAAGTTGACACTTTAGGAACCATGTTGGGTTCGACTTCTTGGACGGCCAGAGTAGCTTTCGTTTGCGACATATCTGTCACATCAGAAACAACGAATTCACTTCCACCGGTGAATTCAATACCAAAGTTAAAACCACCCTTGAGAATGGGCCCAATGATGCTGACGAGAATCAGCACTGCAGAGATTGTGTACCATATCTTGCGCTTGCCAACGATGTTAAATGAACGTTCGCCTGTGTAGAGGTCATTACCGAACTGAGTAAAACTAGCCATTAGTTGTCCTCCTTCGTTTCAGAGGATTGTTGCGCTTTACGTTCGGCAATTGTTTGACGCTTCAGTGCTTCTTTAGAAGACTTAGCGAGCTTTTCAGAAGAGACACGTTGAGCAGGAGCAAATTGTGCACGCCCGCGATACGTGGCTCCCAAAGCCGAAGGATTCAGGCCGGAGAAGGTGCTACCACCGTTGAAAAATCTCGTTTGTCCCATGAGCTGAAGCATGGGGTGGGTGAACAGGGCAACTACGAAAAGATCAACGATTGTTGTCAAACCTAACGTCAACGCAAAACCACGTACGTTTCCAACAGCGAGAATGAACAGAATGACTGCCGCAAGGAAGTTCACGGTGTCGCTCGCAACAATGGTTCGTAATGCGCGCTTCCACCCAGCTTCGATAGCAGATTCAAGTCCACGTCCGTCACGTAGCTCATCTCGAATTCTTTCAAAGTACACAATAAACGAGTCAGCCGTGATTCCGATGGCAACAATCAGACCTGCAACACCTGCGAGAGAGAGTCGATACCCCTCACGCCACGACAAAATAGTGACAAGAAGGTAAGTCAACAGTGCCGCTACAGCCAACGAAGCAACAGTTACCAAACCCAGAGCGCGGTATTGGATCAGTGAATAAAGAACAACCAGAATGAGTCCTATAGCTCCGGCTAATAGACCGCTCATCAATTGAGTAGAACCCAGTGTCGCTGAAATTGTTTCGGAAGATTGAACCTGGA from Aurantimicrobium sp. MWH-Uga1 encodes:
- the secF gene encoding protein translocase subunit SecF — encoded protein: MASFTQFGNDLYTGERSFNIVGKRKIWYTISAVLILVSIIGPILKGGFNFGIEFTGGSEFVVSDVTDMSQTKATLAVQEVEPNMVPKVSTLGDSNIRVQTEQLTAEQNREIRVNLADAYAVPISNVTSSYIGASWGSDITTQAIRGLLVFLVLASLVMALYFRTWKMSFVAIVALVHDLVITAGIYGITGFEVTPGAVIGLLTILGYSLYDTVVVFDKIRENTQGSTKEASLTFANQVNLAVNQTLVRSINTSVVAALPVAAILFIGAFVLGAGTLRDISLALLIGIFVGTYSTIFLATPLYVQMRQNEPAIKKYDKKVLAEQSKTSA